The following are encoded together in the Onychostoma macrolepis isolate SWU-2019 chromosome 03, ASM1243209v1, whole genome shotgun sequence genome:
- the LOC131537336 gene encoding gastrula zinc finger protein XlCGF8.2DB-like, producing MVFVKEESEEDTSEPETWRIKHEEPETWRIKHEEQGGLMKIKEESQDLNEVEEKHKDQKDHDANGEKSASCSIQITDVKKTFSCSQCGNTFTHKGTFMKHMRIHRGEKPFICSQCGNTFTCNKNLKDHMLIHAGVKPFSCSQCGKSFTQKVHLKNHLLTHTSEKPFSCSQCGNTFTRKASLEKHMLIHAGIKPFSCSQCGKSFTQKGNLENHFVTHSSEKPFICSQCGKSFTSKGYLKIHMSIHAEVKPFTCSQCGKSFICKGSLRNHMLIHTRKKPFTSSQFGKTFTQKGCYKDHLVTHTS from the exons ATGGTGtttgttaaagaggagagtgaggaGGACACaagtgaaccagaaacctggagaataaaacacgaggaaccagaaacctggagaataaaacatgaagaacaaggag GCCTGATGAAAATTAAAGAAGAAAGTCAAGATCTGAATGAAGTGGAGGAGAAACATAAGGATCAGAAAGATCATGATGCCAATGGAGAAAAATCAGCGAGTTGCAGCATTCAAATAACAGACGTCAAAAAGactttcagctgctctcagtgcGGAAATACTTTCACACATAAAGGAACCTTTATGAAACACATGAGAATTCATCGTGGGGAAAAGCCTTTcatctgctctcagtgtggaaacacTTTCACATGTAACAAAAACCTAAAGGatcacatgttaattcatgctggagtaaagcctttcagctgctctcagtgtggaaagagttttacacagAAAGTACACCTTAAGAATCATTTGCTAACTCACACTTCAGAaaagcctttcagctgctctcagtgtggaaacacTTTCACACGTAAAGCAAGCCTTGAGAAACACATGTTAATTCACGCTGGAATaaagcctttcagctgctctcagtgtggaaagagtttcacacagaAAGGAAACCTTGAGAATCATTTTGTAACTCACTCTTCAGAAAAACCTTTcatctgctctcagtgtggaaagagtttcacaagTAAAGGATACCTTAAGATTCACATGTCAATTCATGCTGAAGTAAAGCCTTTtacctgctctcagtgtggaaaaagtttcataTGTAAAGGAAGCCTGAGGAATCACATGTTAATTCACACTAGGAAAAAGCCTTTCACCTCCTCTCAGTTTGGAAAGACTTTTACACAGAAAGGATGCTACAAGGATCATTTGGTAACTCACACTTCATAA